One segment of Euzebya sp. DNA contains the following:
- a CDS encoding MBL fold metallo-hydrolase — translation MPRELVVLGTASQAPTRTRNHNGYLLRWDELGLLVDPGEGTQRQMLLAGVRTSQISHIAVTHHHGDHVLGLPGVLQRMALDQRRDPIPLIHPAEAGPHLDRLLGVGLYDSPIDVHRVPLPTDRRSTVPLGEGRVLVAEPLDHRVPTLGYRLQEPDRRAMDPHRLAAEGLEGPIVGVLERDGVVDVDGRTVRVEDVSHPRPGQAAALVMDTRECAAIGRLLRDVDLAVVEATFLRGDEALAERHGHLTADAAGAQAAAAGVRRLVVTHFSQRYADEEVFAEQARAHHPDVVAARDLVTIPVPAQRR, via the coding sequence GTGCCGCGTGAGCTCGTCGTCCTCGGGACCGCCAGCCAGGCCCCGACCCGCACCCGCAACCACAACGGGTACCTGCTGCGCTGGGACGAGCTCGGCCTCCTCGTCGACCCCGGTGAGGGCACCCAGCGCCAGATGCTGCTGGCGGGCGTCCGGACCTCCCAGATCTCCCACATCGCGGTCACCCACCACCACGGCGACCACGTGCTCGGCCTCCCCGGCGTGCTCCAGCGCATGGCCCTCGACCAGCGCCGCGACCCGATCCCGCTCATCCACCCCGCGGAGGCGGGTCCGCACCTCGACCGGCTGCTCGGCGTGGGGCTCTACGACAGCCCCATCGACGTCCACCGGGTTCCCCTGCCCACCGATCGGCGGTCGACCGTGCCGCTGGGGGAGGGGCGGGTGCTCGTCGCAGAGCCGCTCGACCACCGGGTCCCGACCCTGGGGTACCGCCTGCAGGAGCCGGACCGCCGGGCGATGGACCCCCACCGGCTGGCGGCCGAGGGGCTGGAGGGGCCGATCGTCGGGGTGCTCGAGCGGGACGGGGTGGTGGACGTCGACGGTCGCACCGTCCGCGTCGAGGACGTGAGCCACCCGCGGCCCGGCCAGGCGGCCGCGCTCGTGATGGACACCCGGGAGTGCGCGGCGATCGGCCGGTTGCTGCGCGACGTGGACCTGGCTGTCGTGGAGGCGACGTTCCTGCGCGGTGACGAGGCGCTGGCCGAGCGGCACGGCCACCTCACCGCCGACGCTGCCGGGGCGCAGGCGGCGGCCGCCGGTGTGCGGCGGCTGGTCGTCACCCACTTCTCCCAGCGGTACGCCGACGAGGAGGTCTTCGCCGAGCAGGCGCGGGCCCACCACCCCGACGTCGTGGCCGCCCGGGACCTGGTCACCATCCCCGTCCCCGCTCAGCGCCGTTGA
- a CDS encoding cell wall-binding repeat-containing protein: protein MVTVPPHRLLATLVALVLVIAWAPTGAAQDPAVRRIAGDDRAGTAAAVAADGWDHASTVVLVDGWDHVVALVGAHLAARLDAPVLVSAAQVPPATQQAVDRLAPERVVVVGDVALPSSEAAVTHVRAGSPAALAAEALGLEPGPAGAPVVVAAEAPFADALAGAALAPARLLLTPGDVLAPEAAEAIRTLDPEEVVVLGGPAAVSDDVVAAIEAEGPAVDRLAGPTRYDTAVVAAGSSGGGTVVVASGQDHADALAFVPWAARRGATLVVTTHDELPSAVEGHLRSGGYARAVVAGGTVAVGTFVDEQVAAALAGVPPPGFDGGVRGLTAEERAAMTGVSWRDGCPVGLDALRVVEVDHWTFDGDVRRDGQLVVHADVAEDVRGVMAALFDARFPLASVRPVREHGGDDDASMAANNTSAFNCRFVGGTSRWSEHAYGTAVDLNPVQNPYVRGGSVDPPAGAGYVDRTDVRPGMIVRPGPVVDAFAAIGWGWGADFSSADDYQHFSASGR from the coding sequence GTGGTCACCGTCCCGCCACACCGCCTGCTGGCCACCCTGGTGGCCCTCGTCCTCGTCATCGCGTGGGCACCGACCGGTGCGGCGCAGGACCCTGCGGTCCGGCGCATCGCCGGGGACGACCGCGCGGGGACCGCGGCTGCCGTGGCCGCCGACGGGTGGGACCACGCGTCGACGGTGGTGCTGGTCGACGGCTGGGACCACGTGGTCGCCCTGGTGGGCGCGCACCTCGCGGCCAGGCTGGACGCCCCGGTGCTGGTGTCAGCCGCACAGGTCCCGCCGGCCACCCAGCAGGCGGTGGACCGCCTGGCACCCGAGCGCGTGGTCGTCGTGGGCGACGTCGCCCTCCCGTCCTCCGAGGCGGCGGTCACCCACGTCCGGGCCGGCTCACCGGCCGCGCTGGCAGCGGAGGCGCTCGGCCTCGAGCCGGGCCCGGCTGGGGCCCCCGTGGTCGTCGCCGCCGAGGCGCCCTTCGCCGACGCGCTCGCCGGGGCGGCCCTGGCGCCTGCGCGACTGCTGCTGACGCCGGGCGATGTGCTCGCACCCGAGGCCGCCGAGGCCATCCGGACCCTCGATCCCGAGGAGGTCGTCGTGCTCGGCGGTCCGGCCGCGGTCTCCGACGACGTGGTCGCGGCCATCGAGGCGGAGGGGCCGGCCGTCGACCGCCTCGCGGGGCCCACGCGCTACGACACCGCCGTCGTGGCGGCCGGGTCCTCGGGTGGTGGGACCGTCGTCGTCGCCTCGGGTCAGGACCACGCCGATGCGCTCGCGTTCGTGCCGTGGGCCGCGCGTCGTGGCGCCACGCTCGTGGTCACGACCCACGACGAGCTGCCATCCGCCGTGGAGGGCCACCTCCGCTCCGGCGGCTACGCCCGGGCGGTCGTCGCCGGCGGCACCGTGGCGGTCGGGACGTTCGTCGACGAGCAGGTCGCCGCGGCGCTGGCCGGGGTGCCGCCGCCCGGGTTCGACGGCGGCGTGCGGGGGCTGACGGCAGAGGAGCGCGCCGCGATGACCGGCGTGAGCTGGCGCGACGGGTGCCCGGTCGGACTGGACGCCCTCCGCGTGGTCGAGGTGGACCACTGGACGTTCGACGGGGACGTCCGCCGCGACGGGCAGCTGGTCGTCCACGCCGACGTCGCCGAGGACGTCCGCGGTGTCATGGCCGCCCTGTTCGACGCGCGCTTCCCGCTCGCGTCGGTCCGCCCGGTCCGGGAGCACGGCGGTGACGACGACGCGTCCATGGCGGCCAACAACACCTCGGCGTTCAACTGCCGCTTCGTCGGCGGGACCAGCCGGTGGTCCGAGCACGCCTACGGGACCGCGGTGGATCTGAACCCGGTGCAGAACCCGTACGTGCGCGGTGGGTCCGTCGACCCCCCCGCGGGCGCGGGGTACGTCGACCGCACCGACGTCCGGCCGGGCATGATCGTCCGGCCCGGACCGGTCGTCGACGCCTTCGCCGCCATCGGGTGGGGGTGGGGGGCGGACTTCTCCTCAGCCGACGACTACCAGCACTTCAGCGCGTCGGGGCGCTGA
- a CDS encoding YitT family protein — protein sequence MSSAAVASAVPPLPLWRTSPARVARLVVGLWVFGTGDALLVASQLGNSPWTVFAEGLSLHTPLTIGASTIVISLAIFAIWVPLRVRPGLGTVLNVIVIGIAIDVTLLLVDTPGSLIARGLLLGGGIALIGAGSGLYLGTAHGPGPRDGLMTGLHRATGRPVSLVRGAIEVTALTIGWLLGGTLGIGTVTFALLIGPAVQLGLAADARWRAAASRRQEPLSAPTR from the coding sequence ATGAGCTCGGCCGCGGTGGCATCCGCCGTCCCACCCCTCCCCCTCTGGCGCACCTCCCCCGCCAGGGTGGCGCGGCTCGTGGTCGGGCTCTGGGTCTTCGGCACGGGGGATGCGCTGCTGGTGGCCTCCCAGCTCGGGAACTCCCCGTGGACGGTGTTCGCCGAGGGGTTGTCGCTGCACACCCCGCTGACCATCGGCGCCTCCACGATCGTGATCAGCCTGGCGATCTTCGCGATCTGGGTGCCCCTCCGCGTGAGACCCGGCCTGGGGACGGTCCTGAACGTGATCGTGATCGGCATCGCGATCGACGTGACGCTCCTGCTGGTGGACACGCCCGGGTCGCTCATCGCGAGGGGCCTGCTGCTCGGCGGCGGGATCGCGCTCATCGGCGCAGGCAGCGGGCTCTACCTCGGCACCGCCCACGGCCCCGGTCCGCGGGACGGGTTGATGACCGGCCTCCACCGCGCGACCGGCCGTCCCGTCTCCCTCGTCCGGGGAGCGATCGAGGTGACGGCGCTGACCATCGGCTGGCTGCTGGGCGGCACCCTCGGCATCGGGACGGTCACCTTCGCGCTCCTGATCGGCCCGGCGGTGCAGCTCGGCCTGGCCGCCGACGCCCGCTGGCGCGCGGCCGCATCCCGTCGGCAGGAGCCGCTCAGCGCCCCGACGCGCTGA